One window of the Bartonella bacilliformis KC583 genome contains the following:
- a CDS encoding DUF1561 family protein: MKSKLLLFLSSLLLSLHTSFAAPIPAQILQTPTDHPHDKAIHVKVHTGYEYCYAPVFTKGEGYIYLSDCSSSNVKFARYDLFQRVAWNINDTWLCMTAPSSVTGIDGSSTADWDYLLLRPCVINDQNQRWIIKDRSFYTADGRFRVKDYKWYAYISKNEKDYYDHHLTFEMNHWTQTISPPVNLSSKTFVAWLYVNTYPPVFALYYLQNDSSSLSTTPLPLYYNPENGHIAQYYTASGDFYCMVSQQSAEDDWNWVTWQPCTDKVPSSKDASFWDISQLDETEGLILDFQGNPLRVTQYGIYWGVPYTAKPSYIKQDTSNSPTSNFLFSADIEKWNRYVNGNLGETLSYCPAPGNKKNILQASQTRKKRQLPPEFTLSDEWTKRLWEISRSNTKKGDEIIGYCGICMLHAMQMLAELQEYHNSTPPQDGEGYFFNTQQRTDPFNSLRSRFPEIVNRLQITEQYITMPSHPGEDIYERTDRISRTIASIFLPQYLWRPSPVARTNDEMRILLQDFINTPPGTLGFVTIVVEGSTGISGHVQPILRIREQLFLIPTNIPNYNLRTFRRNIIATTNPETLLYHLSERGTLRLHSLSTIQMTQLNLPSLNLYVSQRNCTGEGDHRRGNRELPRVSIINQCLSGRCAIQ; encoded by the coding sequence ATGAAATCGAAGCTGTTGTTGTTCTTGTCTAGCCTCTTATTGTCTCTTCATACTTCTTTTGCCGCACCTATTCCTGCTCAAATCCTGCAAACCCCTACGGACCACCCTCATGACAAAGCTATTCACGTTAAAGTCCATACAGGATATGAATATTGCTATGCCCCTGTCTTTACAAAAGGAGAGGGCTACATCTATCTCAGTGATTGTTCTTCCTCTAACGTTAAATTCGCTCGCTATGACCTATTTCAAAGAGTCGCCTGGAATATCAACGACACCTGGTTGTGCATGACTGCTCCTAGCTCTGTTACAGGCATTGACGGAAGCTCCACCGCTGACTGGGATTATCTGCTCTTACGGCCTTGTGTGATCAATGATCAAAATCAACGCTGGATCATTAAAGACAGAAGCTTCTACACAGCCGATGGAAGATTTCGTGTTAAAGACTATAAATGGTATGCCTATATTTCAAAGAACGAGAAAGATTATTATGACCATCATTTAACTTTTGAAATGAACCACTGGACACAAACGATTTCTCCTCCTGTAAATCTCAGTTCCAAGACATTTGTCGCCTGGCTATATGTCAATACATATCCTCCTGTATTTGCCCTCTATTATCTGCAAAATGACTCCTCCTCCCTCTCTACAACGCCGCTGCCTCTTTATTACAATCCAGAAAATGGCCATATCGCTCAATATTACACTGCATCTGGGGATTTTTATTGTATGGTCTCTCAGCAATCTGCTGAAGATGATTGGAATTGGGTTACATGGCAACCTTGTACGGATAAAGTTCCTTCAAGTAAGGATGCCTCTTTTTGGGATATTTCTCAGTTAGATGAGACTGAAGGTCTTATTTTGGATTTTCAAGGTAATCCGCTAAGAGTAACGCAATATGGTATTTATTGGGGGGTCCCTTACACAGCAAAGCCCAGTTATATTAAACAAGACACCAGTAACTCGCCAACCTCTAATTTTCTGTTTTCTGCTGATATTGAAAAATGGAACCGTTATGTGAATGGGAATTTAGGAGAAACACTTTCTTATTGCCCTGCTCCTGGAAATAAGAAAAATATTCTGCAAGCTTCTCAGACACGAAAAAAACGACAGTTACCTCCTGAATTTACTCTCTCCGATGAATGGACAAAAAGACTATGGGAAATCTCTAGAAGTAATACTAAAAAAGGTGACGAAATAATTGGCTATTGTGGAATTTGCATGCTGCATGCTATGCAAATGCTTGCTGAATTGCAAGAATATCACAACAGTACTCCTCCTCAAGACGGAGAAGGTTATTTCTTTAATACGCAGCAAAGAACAGATCCTTTTAACTCGCTGCGTTCTAGATTTCCTGAAATTGTAAATAGACTTCAAATTACAGAGCAGTATATTACAATGCCTTCTCATCCAGGAGAAGATATTTATGAACGAACAGATAGAATATCTCGCACTATAGCATCAATATTTTTACCTCAATATCTGTGGAGACCTTCACCAGTTGCAAGAACCAATGATGAGATGAGAATCTTGCTTCAAGATTTTATAAATACTCCTCCTGGAACACTTGGATTTGTAACAATTGTTGTTGAAGGTTCTACAGGAATATCTGGTCATGTCCAACCTATTTTAAGAATACGCGAACAATTATTCTTAATTCCTACAAATATACCTAACTATAATCTCAGAACATTCAGACGTAATATTATCGCAACAACAAATCCAGAAACCTTGCTTTATCATCTCTCAGAGAGGGGCACTCTGAGACTTCATTCACTCTCAACCATTCAAATGACTCAGCTAAATCTTCCCTCTTTAAACCTTTATGTGTCGCAGAGGAATTGCACTGGAGAAGGTGATCATAGAAGAGGCAATAGAGAACTTCCAAGAGTTTCTATTATCAATCAGTGTTTAAGTGGTAGATGTGCTATTCAATAA
- a CDS encoding NAD(P)H-dependent glycerol-3-phosphate dehydrogenase has translation MKITIFGGGAWGQALAFAFAQKNEVQIVSRRNISTALMPLNEILNKNSHRIILQSSLEESLNSELFVIAISVQALREWFIRARLNQNSKILIASKGIEEKTGIFVSQIAKKFISLENLCFLAGPSFAKEIILGLPCALAIHSCNPILAQKFANQMPSFIKPYIEDDIIGGEVASAYKNVIAIAGGICDGLNLGQNAKASLLSRGLVEMCKFGEYFGAKMQTFLGLSGAGDLFLTANSLLSRNYRVGLGLAQNNRLEDILRDLGEVAEGIKTSQAITQISEKEGIYTPIATEIQKIIQGKSPLESMSTLMKK, from the coding sequence ATGAAAATAACAATTTTTGGAGGTGGGGCATGGGGACAAGCCCTTGCATTTGCTTTTGCGCAAAAAAATGAAGTTCAAATTGTTTCGAGACGAAACATTTCAACTGCACTAATGCCTTTAAATGAAATCCTGAATAAAAATTCCCATAGAATTATCTTACAATCTTCCTTAGAAGAGAGTTTGAATTCTGAACTTTTTGTCATTGCCATAAGTGTTCAAGCCTTAAGAGAATGGTTTATTCGCGCACGCTTAAACCAAAACTCAAAAATACTCATTGCTAGCAAAGGTATTGAGGAAAAAACAGGGATATTCGTTAGCCAAATCGCAAAAAAATTCATTTCTTTAGAAAATCTTTGTTTTTTAGCAGGTCCAAGTTTTGCTAAAGAAATTATCCTGGGTCTCCCATGTGCATTAGCCATTCATTCGTGTAATCCAATCCTGGCTCAAAAATTTGCAAACCAAATGCCTTCTTTTATCAAACCCTACATTGAAGATGACATCATTGGTGGCGAAGTAGCGAGTGCGTATAAAAATGTTATTGCTATAGCAGGAGGAATCTGCGACGGGCTGAATTTAGGCCAGAATGCTAAAGCATCTCTTTTATCACGTGGACTTGTGGAAATGTGCAAATTTGGAGAATATTTCGGCGCAAAAATGCAAACTTTTTTGGGACTTTCTGGTGCAGGTGATTTGTTTTTAACAGCTAATTCTCTTCTTTCCAGGAACTATCGTGTTGGACTGGGACTGGCTCAAAATAACCGTTTAGAAGATATTTTAAGAGATTTGGGCGAAGTAGCGGAAGGTATTAAAACTTCTCAAGCAATTACTCAAATTTCTGAAAAAGAAGGTATCTACACTCCTATCGCTACAGAAATCCAAAAAATCATTCAAGGGAAAAGCCCCCTAGAAAGTATGAGTACCCTGATGAAAAAATGA
- a CDS encoding amino acid permease gives MSEVKNNELKRSLKDRHVQMIALGGVIGTGLFYGSTEAIQLAGPATILAYALGGLIIYFIMRMLGEMLAEEPVSGAFSHFAYKYWGNLAGFIAGWNYWFLYVLASMVQITVIGLYLDYWIMIDHWKTSLIVLALVTLLNLIDVRLYGEFEYGLALIKVLAVIGMIIFGIFLVLTGMNGGQASIRNLWDHGGFFPYGGVGVLLATSVIMFAFCGTELVGVAAGEAMEPEKTIPTAIRKIMQQVMFFYVGSIGIIMMIMPWNMIGKEKSPFVTIFESVGIPAAGHILNFVVIMAAISVYNSGLYSNGRMLYSLAVQKNAPSIFGKLSSAHVPYVAVLFSSLCTATIIIVNSFMPDNVFARVMAMSTTAAAMTWALIVIVHLKFRKAHKDKKDKFVYPFGLYPYANYLCLFFLALLFCVMFISGFGQDGLMTRFCHMIGIEAFPLDSYLPVPISDMSLAVIIIPIWCLLLVVGYKLKR, from the coding sequence ATGTCTGAGGTAAAAAACAACGAATTGAAGCGTAGCCTTAAAGATCGTCACGTTCAAATGATTGCTCTGGGAGGCGTCATTGGAACAGGGCTTTTTTATGGATCAACAGAAGCTATTCAATTAGCGGGGCCTGCAACTATTCTTGCTTACGCTTTGGGTGGGCTGATTATCTATTTTATTATGCGGATGCTCGGAGAGATGTTAGCCGAAGAGCCAGTTTCAGGTGCTTTTAGTCATTTTGCTTATAAATATTGGGGGAACTTAGCTGGTTTTATAGCTGGTTGGAATTATTGGTTTCTTTATGTTCTTGCGAGCATGGTCCAAATAACAGTTATTGGACTTTATCTTGATTATTGGATTATGATCGATCACTGGAAAACATCTCTTATTGTTCTTGCACTTGTTACATTGCTCAATCTTATTGATGTTCGCCTGTATGGAGAATTTGAATATGGTTTAGCTTTGATCAAAGTATTAGCTGTCATCGGTATGATTATTTTTGGAATCTTCCTTGTTCTGACTGGGATGAATGGGGGGCAAGCGAGTATTCGGAATCTCTGGGATCATGGCGGCTTTTTCCCTTATGGAGGAGTGGGAGTTTTATTGGCGACTTCTGTGATCATGTTTGCTTTTTGTGGAACTGAGCTTGTTGGTGTGGCTGCTGGAGAGGCAATGGAACCAGAAAAAACAATACCCACTGCTATTCGTAAAATTATGCAACAGGTTATGTTTTTTTATGTTGGCTCTATCGGTATTATTATGATGATAATGCCGTGGAATATGATTGGAAAAGAGAAAAGTCCTTTTGTCACTATTTTTGAAAGCGTAGGCATTCCTGCAGCTGGCCATATTTTGAATTTTGTGGTAATTATGGCTGCCATTTCAGTTTACAATAGTGGTCTTTATTCGAATGGTCGTATGCTTTACAGTTTAGCGGTACAAAAAAATGCGCCAAGTATTTTTGGTAAATTAAGTAGTGCTCATGTTCCTTATGTTGCTGTTCTTTTTTCGTCACTTTGTACTGCGACAATTATCATTGTTAATTCTTTTATGCCCGATAATGTTTTTGCGCGTGTCATGGCTATGTCAACTACAGCAGCAGCTATGACGTGGGCTCTTATTGTTATTGTTCATTTGAAATTTAGAAAAGCTCATAAAGACAAAAAGGATAAGTTTGTTTATCCATTTGGTTTATATCCTTATGCTAATTATCTCTGTCTTTTCTTCCTTGCCCTATTATTTTGCGTTATGTTTATCAGTGGCTTTGGGCAAGATGGATTAATGACTCGATTTTGTCATATGATAGGAATAGAAGCATTTCCTCTTGATTCTTACCTTCCTGTGCCAATCTCTGACATGAGTTTGGCAGTTATTATCATTCCTATATGGTGTTTGCTTTTGGTGGTAGGATATAAGCTTAAGCGATAG
- a CDS encoding biotin transporter BioY, which translates to MSTKDLIYIALFAAIYAVLGLFPPILLPFLVGIPITAQSMGSMLAGSILGAKRGALASALFLFLVAIGLPLLAGGRGGIGAFLGAGGGYMIGYPFAAFFIGCMVELFWRRLNFVTLVLINAVGGIGIVYLFGIPWVAYVAQIPLLTALVGSLGFMVGDFLKVLIASSIALTVKKTIPLIFPKNR; encoded by the coding sequence ATGAGTACAAAAGATCTAATTTATATTGCTTTATTTGCTGCCATCTACGCAGTTTTAGGTCTTTTCCCGCCTATTCTTCTCCCTTTTTTGGTTGGAATTCCTATTACCGCTCAGTCTATGGGATCGATGTTGGCAGGATCTATACTAGGAGCGAAGAGGGGAGCTTTAGCGTCAGCGCTTTTTCTTTTTCTTGTTGCCATTGGCCTTCCTCTGTTAGCTGGTGGTCGAGGAGGTATTGGTGCCTTTTTAGGAGCTGGTGGTGGTTATATGATAGGTTACCCATTTGCTGCATTTTTTATTGGTTGTATGGTTGAGTTATTTTGGCGGCGGCTCAATTTTGTGACACTGGTTTTGATAAATGCTGTGGGCGGTATTGGAATTGTATATCTTTTTGGCATACCGTGGGTTGCTTATGTTGCTCAAATTCCTTTACTTACTGCTTTAGTGGGATCGTTAGGTTTTATGGTTGGCGATTTTTTAAAAGTGCTGATTGCTTCCTCTATAGCGCTTACCGTTAAGAAAACTATACCTCTCATTTTTCCAAAAAACAGATAA
- a CDS encoding energy-coupling factor transporter transmembrane component T family protein produces MIGLYLPKDTLIHKLQPGVKLIFLTVYGTSIFWVSSMSVLLLFLLLVVLLYKMAEIPFHHVVKQIKPVCPFLVLVFVFQAIFDNWLTGFWIISRFILLISLASLVSLTTKVSDMVHSIETGLRPFQCYGVNSSKLGMVLSMAIRFIPVVSEKFNEIREAQKARGLDTNIMALAMPLIIRTIKMASEVAEALDARSYDSDIDKLPSDNKNSHTEGIIE; encoded by the coding sequence ATGATTGGTTTATATCTCCCAAAGGATACATTGATTCATAAGTTGCAACCAGGGGTTAAGCTCATATTTCTCACTGTGTATGGAACCAGTATATTTTGGGTTTCATCAATGTCTGTTCTTTTACTATTTTTACTGTTAGTGGTCTTATTATATAAAATGGCTGAGATCCCTTTTCATCATGTGGTAAAGCAGATTAAACCAGTATGCCCATTTTTAGTTCTGGTATTTGTTTTTCAAGCTATTTTTGATAATTGGCTTACAGGATTTTGGATTATATCGCGTTTTATACTTCTCATTTCTTTAGCATCGCTTGTTTCGTTAACAACCAAAGTTTCAGATATGGTCCACTCAATTGAAACAGGGCTTCGACCTTTTCAATGCTATGGTGTTAATTCATCAAAATTGGGTATGGTTTTGTCCATGGCGATTAGGTTTATTCCTGTTGTTAGTGAAAAATTTAATGAAATACGTGAAGCGCAGAAAGCACGTGGGCTTGATACAAACATCATGGCTCTTGCTATGCCCTTAATTATACGCACAATAAAGATGGCCTCGGAAGTTGCTGAGGCATTAGATGCGCGCTCTTATGATAGTGATATTGATAAGCTACCGAGTGATAACAAAAATTCTCATACAGAAGGAATAATTGAATGA
- a CDS encoding energy-coupling factor ABC transporter ATP-binding protein: protein MGIIKFDKVTQVFGHLCVLRDITVQITEKRVAIVGSNGSGKSTFVRLINGLQLPSSGFVSVDGLDTKHDAKAIRRKVGFVFQNPDNQIILPLVEEDLSFGLKNLKLSKDKIRERVDEILQRYDLQAFKDHAVHLLSGGQKQLIAISGVVAMKPDYIIFDEPTTLLDLRNKRRIAQVIEELPQQAIVVSHDLEFLENFDRVLVFDKGEIVVDDVPAVAIKEYVTRMT, encoded by the coding sequence TTGGGAATAATAAAATTTGATAAGGTGACACAAGTTTTTGGTCATTTGTGCGTTTTAAGAGATATTACGGTACAAATTACTGAAAAACGGGTTGCTATTGTTGGTTCGAATGGGTCTGGAAAGAGTACATTTGTTCGTCTTATTAATGGTTTGCAACTACCGTCAAGTGGTTTTGTAAGTGTTGATGGGCTTGATACAAAGCATGACGCAAAGGCTATAAGACGTAAAGTGGGATTTGTTTTTCAAAATCCTGATAATCAAATTATACTACCATTGGTAGAAGAGGATTTATCTTTTGGTCTCAAAAATTTAAAACTGAGCAAAGATAAAATCAGAGAGCGTGTTGATGAAATTTTACAGCGTTATGATCTCCAAGCGTTCAAAGATCATGCTGTTCATTTATTAAGTGGTGGACAAAAACAATTAATTGCTATTTCGGGTGTGGTAGCAATGAAACCAGATTATATTATTTTTGACGAGCCGACGACATTACTTGATTTACGTAATAAACGCCGAATTGCGCAAGTTATAGAAGAATTACCGCAACAAGCGATTGTCGTCTCGCATGATTTAGAATTTTTAGAAAATTTTGATAGAGTTCTCGTTTTTGATAAGGGAGAGATAGTGGTTGATGATGTACCTGCAGTTGCTATCAAAGAATATGTAACAAGAATGACATGA
- a CDS encoding amino acid permease: MFEVKHGELKRDLQNRHIQMIALGGVIGTGLFYGSTEAIQLAGPATILAYLLGGIIIYFIMRMLGEMLVEEPVSGAFSFFAYKYWGNLAGFIAGWNYWFLYILVSMAELTVIGFYLDHWIIIDHWKSSFIILILVTLVNLINVRFYGEFEYGLALIKILAVIGMIIFGIFLVLTGMNGGQANIHNLWDHGGFFPYGATGVLLATSVIMFAFGGTELIGVAAGETSNPQKTIPIAIRKVMWRVLIFYIGSIGIIMMIMPWNMIGKSGSPFVAIFEAVGIPAAGHILNFVVIMAAISVYNSGIYSNGRMLYSLAVQKNAPRIFSKLNRSCVPYVGVLFSSLCTAVIVVVNCLMPDNSFMRIMAIATAAAVITWALIVIVHLKFRKAHKSKKDKLVYPFALYPYANYFCLCFLALLLCIMFISGFGKSGFMTQFSHIVGIEVPSIDSYIPVQMPDMSLAVIIIPIWCLLLMVGYKFKR, translated from the coding sequence ATGTTTGAGGTAAAACACGGTGAATTGAAGCGTGACCTTCAAAATCGTCACATTCAGATGATTGCTTTAGGAGGCGTCATTGGAACAGGGCTTTTTTATGGATCAACAGAAGCTATTCAATTAGCGGGGCCTGCAACTATTTTAGCTTATCTTTTGGGTGGTATAATTATCTATTTTATTATGCGAATGCTTGGGGAAATGTTGGTTGAAGAACCAGTTTCAGGTGCTTTCAGTTTTTTTGCTTATAAATATTGGGGGAACTTAGCTGGTTTTATAGCTGGTTGGAATTATTGGTTTCTTTATATTCTTGTCAGTATGGCGGAATTGACAGTTATCGGATTTTATCTTGATCATTGGATTATAATCGATCATTGGAAATCATCTTTCATTATTCTTATTTTGGTTACATTAGTTAATCTTATTAATGTTCGCTTTTATGGAGAATTTGAATATGGTTTAGCTTTAATCAAAATATTAGCTGTTATTGGTATGATTATTTTTGGAATTTTCCTTGTTCTCACTGGGATGAATGGGGGGCAAGCGAATATCCATAATCTCTGGGATCATGGCGGTTTTTTCCCTTATGGAGCGACAGGAGTTTTATTGGCGACTTCTGTGATCATGTTTGCTTTTGGTGGAACCGAGCTGATTGGTGTAGCTGCTGGAGAGACATCGAATCCACAAAAAACAATTCCTATTGCTATTCGTAAAGTTATGTGGAGAGTTTTGATTTTTTATATTGGTTCTATTGGTATTATTATGATGATAATGCCGTGGAATATGATTGGAAAAAGTGGGAGTCCCTTTGTTGCTATTTTTGAAGCTGTAGGCATTCCTGCAGCTGGCCATATTTTGAATTTTGTGGTAATTATGGCCGCCATCTCAGTTTATAATAGTGGTATTTATTCGAATGGTCGTATGCTTTATAGTTTAGCAGTGCAAAAGAACGCGCCACGTATTTTTAGTAAATTGAATCGTTCTTGTGTTCCTTATGTTGGCGTTCTTTTTTCATCACTTTGTACTGCGGTGATTGTTGTTGTTAATTGCCTTATGCCTGATAATAGTTTTATGCGCATAATGGCTATTGCAACTGCAGCGGCGGTTATTACTTGGGCTCTTATTGTTATTGTTCATTTGAAATTTCGAAAAGCGCATAAAAGTAAAAAAGATAAGCTTGTTTATCCATTTGCTTTATATCCTTATGCTAATTACTTCTGCCTTTGTTTTCTTGCTTTATTGCTTTGCATTATGTTTATCAGTGGTTTTGGGAAAAGTGGATTCATGACTCAATTCAGTCATATAGTAGGAATAGAAGTGCCTTCTATTGATTCTTATATTCCTGTACAGATGCCCGATATGAGTTTGGCAGTTATCATCATTCCTATATGGTGTTTGCTTTTAATGGTAGGATATAAGTTTAAGCGATAG